The following are from one region of the Harpia harpyja isolate bHarHar1 chromosome 4, bHarHar1 primary haplotype, whole genome shotgun sequence genome:
- the LOC128140676 gene encoding von Willebrand factor A domain-containing protein 5A-like, with protein sequence MFIFPVDSNTVVHSFYATMGDTRIEAMLWEKEEAQQLCKATAGMENLRYLQDQWDLWGPVFACFLGTLPPNREVTISLCYVQELPLQPDGAAQFCWPHELLPQNNYLDWMSSEEEIPENLHFNICLKSAHGVSHVAINSSYTPLQYTAPDQTSAEVSLKSPPWMYSDLNLLVYYRGPHTLSAVVERRDPKAPPGSLLGDPVVMVTLMPDIPEEVPNPGQPGEFLFLMDCSLFQDAQNTLLFLLKSLPLGCYFNIYSFGATFKAFYPQSVEYTQESMDNAVGRISSICPDLGGCDLLGLLRSIYSTPHLHGHARQLFIFIQRKISSEEEAVMAEVYRYRDHHRCFCFPTNSCDSFNLSQAMALETKGECVCLHSKMDMTSEAVKCLQRALQPMASGISLHWDLPPGLEVSMIRKAPEVIFQGHQSSIYAQIRGQAQDAEVGEGSVTLQYHVGSQSFDYTLRFSLSPSSDSRLPVHRMAMMHLLWKLAWEGTSRAEKDIQHSAVKSSLIVGVPSPFTSNVAVRMKQRDAWHCDSLPPDSSMLFSPSCNLVPCQLLWLRGFRPVWFKSTKFWMVQKCQFCLEMLGHKAPDTEALTQLSASCKEREPSPEEQVMGEPPAFDTSWDWTISPLSTRLCDFSRLRVVVALQKANGSWALTAALASALGLSKADVKGQRPSKGVQPTAWATVLALVWLYQYKWKVSWLELLEDKACRWLHDQAEVPLDECLEAANSLLGCFVELTVFRIGTYPTTGGGQEAGWKHSQDS encoded by the exons ATGTTCATCTTTCCTGTGGACTCTAACACTGTGGTACACAGCTTCTATGCTACCATGGGGGACACTCGTATTGAAGCAATgctctgggagaaggaagag gcccagcagctctgcaaagccacTGCAGGCATGGAGAATTTAAGATACCTGCAGGATCAGTGGGATCTTTGGGGTCCTGTGTTCGCTTGTTTCTTGGGGACCCTGCCTCCTAACAGGGAGGTGACCATCAGCCTGTGCTATGTCCAGGAGCTGCCACTGCAGCCTGATGGAGCTGCCCAGTTTTGCTGGCCACACGAGCTGTTGCCCCAAAACAACTACCTCG aCTGGATGTCTTCTGAGGAGGAGATACCTGAAAACCTGCATTTCAACATCTGTCTGAAGTCAGCCCATGGCGTGTCCCACGTAGCCATTAACAGCAGCTACACTCCTCTGCAATACACGGCTCCAGATCAGACATCTGCTGAG GTCTCCTTGAAATCGCCACCCTGGATGTACAGTGATCTGAACTTGCTGGTGTATTACAGAGGGCCTCACACTCTCagtgctgtggtggagaggagagaTCCCAAAGCCCCACCTG GCTCTCTGCTGGGAGACCCTGTGGTGATGGTGACGCTGATGCCCGACATTCCTGAGGAGGTGCCCAATCCAGGCCAGCCTGGGGAATTCCTCTTTCTCATGGACTGCAGCCTCTTTCAGGATGCACAG AACACACTGCTCTTCCTCCTCAAGAGTTTGCCTCTGGGCTGTTACTTCAACATCTACAGTTTTGGGGCCACTTTCAAAGCCTTCTATCC GCAGAGTGTGGAATACACGCAGGAAAGCATGGACAATGCAGTGGGGCGCATCTCTTCCATCTGCCCTGATCTGGGGGGCTGTGACCTGTTGGGCCTCCTAAGGTCTATCTACAGCACTCCTCACCTTCATGGCCACGCCCGCCAG CTTTTCATCTTCATCCAAAGGAAGATCTCCAGCGAAGAGGAAGCTGTCATGGCTGAGGTCTACCGTTACCGGGACCACCACCG GTGTTTCTGTTTTCCTACTAACAGTTGTGACAGCTTCAACCTTTCCCAGGCTATGGCCCTGGAGACAAAAGGTGAATGTGTGTGCCTCCACTCTAAGATGGACATGACATCCGAG GCAGTGAAATGCCTGCAGCGGGCTCTGCAACCTATGGCTAGTGGGATCTCACTACATTGGGACCTTCCACCTGGCCTGGAGGTGTCAATGATCAGAAAAGCTCCTGAGGTGATCTTCCAGGGACATCAGAGCTCCATCTATGCCCAGATCCGTGGGCAAGCACAG GATGCAGAGGTGGGTGAGGGATCTGTGACCCTTCAGTACCACGTGGGCAGCCAGTCCTTCGATTACACACTCAGGTTCTCACTATCCCCATCATCAGACAGCAG GCTGCCTGTGCACCGCATGGCCATGATGCACCTGCTGTGGAAACTGGCCTGGGAGGGGACAAGCAGGGCAGAGAAGGACATCCAGCACAGCGCAGTTAAGTCCAGCCTCATCGTGGGGGTTCCATCCCCCTTCACATCCAATGTGGCAGTACGCATGAAACAGAGGGATGCCTGGCACTGTG ATTCTTTGCCTCCAGACTCCTCCATGTTGTTCTCTCCCTCTTGCAACCTGGttccctgccagctgctctgGTTGCGAGGCTTCCGACCTGTGTGGTTCAAGTCCACCAAGTTTTGGATGGTCCAGAAGTGCCAGTTCTGCCTTGAGATGCTTGGTCACAAAGCCCCTGACACTGAGGCACTCACCCAGCTTTCAGCATCCTGTAAAG AGCGGGAGCCTTCTCCTGAAGAGCAAGTGATGGGAGAACCACCAGCATTTGACACCAGTTGGGACTGGACAATTTCACCACTGTCAACAAGACTGTGTGACTTTTCCAGGCTCAGGGTAGTGGTGGCACTCCAGAAAGCAAATGGCTCCTGGGCCCTCACTGCAGCCCTGGCCTCTGCCTTGGGGCTCAGCAAGGCTGATGTCAAGGGACAAAGGCCCAGTAAG GGTGTGCAGCCAACTGCCTGGGCCACAGTTTTGGCCTTAGTCTGGTTGTACCAGTATAAATGGAAGGTATCTTGGTTGGAGCTTCTGGAGGACAAAGCTTGTAGGTGGCTGCACGACCAAGCTG AGGTCCCGCTGGATGAATGTCTGGAGGCAGCAAATTCCCTGTTAGGCTGCTTTGTGGAGCTCACTGTCTTCAGGATTGGAACTTACCCCACtactgggggtgggcaagaagctgggtggaaacacagccaggacagctga
- the LOC128141224 gene encoding olfactory receptor 14I1-like, which produces MSNQSTVTEFLLLGFSDTRELQIFHFMVFLGIYLAAMVGNFLIIVVIAVSNHLHTPMYFFLMNLSILDLSTISVTLPKYMANFLLNTTVISYSGCAAQVFFFHVFGAADLALLTVMAYDRYIAICKPLYYKTIMKRTTCICMAASAWLSCIPYSALHTGNIFRLSFCKSNIIDQFFCEVPQLLKLSCSDSHFSEVGVLTFSFLLVIICFAFISMSYIQIFTVVLRTPVKEKQRKAFSTCIPHLIVVSMFVSTGSFAYLKPVSSSSSALDLTASLLYSVLPPVINPVIYTMRNNDIKAAMRKLTDHRLLCRINNQSFFIRLPLCSW; this is translated from the coding sequence atgtccaACCAAAGCACTGTGACAGAGTTTCTTCTCCTGGGATTCTCTGACACTCGAGAACTGCAGATATTCCACTTCATGGTATTTCTGGGGATTTATCTGGCTGCCATGGTGGGAAACTTTCTCATCATTGTGGTCATAGCTGTCAGTAATCACCttcacacccccatgtacttcttcttGATGAATTTGTCCATCTTAGACCTTTCAACCATCTCTGTCACCCTCCCTAAGTACATGGCCAATTTTCTGTTGAATACCACAGTCATCTCCTATTCTGGCTGTGCTGCCCAAGtctttttcttccatgtcttTGGTGCTGCTGATCTTGCTTTACTCACTGTCATGGCATATGACCGTTACATTGCTATCTGCAAACCTCTTTACTACAAGACAATCATGAAGAGGACTACTTGCATCTGCATGGCAGCCAGTGCATGGCTCAGCTGCATCCCTTACTCTGCTCTCCACACTGGGAACATCTTTCGTTTATCATTCTGCAAGTCCAACATCATTGACCAGTTCTTTTGTGAAGTTCCACAGCTTCTCAAGCTTTCCTGCTCTGATTCACACTTTAGTGAGGTTGGGGTTCTTACATTTAGTTTCCTTTTAGTCAtcatctgttttgcttttataagTATGTCCTATATTCAGATTTTCACTGTGGTCTTGAGAACTCCTGTCAAGGAAAAACAGCGTAAAGCTTTTTCCACCTGCATCCCTCATCTCATTGTGGTCTCCATGTTTGTCAGCACTGGTTCTTTCGCCTATCTTAAGCCTGTCTCCAGCTCCTCATCAGCTCTGGATCTCACAGCTTCTCTTCTCTATTCTGTGTTGCCACCAGTGATAAATCCAGTCATCTACACCATGAGGAACAATGACATCAAAGCTGCCATGCGAAAATTAACTGACCATAGATTATTATGCAGAATAAATAATCAGTCTTTCTTCATTAGACTCCCTCTGTGTTCTTGGTAA